The following proteins come from a genomic window of Frankia casuarinae:
- a CDS encoding TetR/AcrR family transcriptional regulator — translation MTRSRRTEQTADTRQALISAARRRFAEQGFASTGTEEIVADAQVTRGALYHHFRDKAALFRTVMEQVATEVAEQLVAGELARDAELPSDAWTQLRSGFQSLLDISTADSDFQRIVLVDGPAVLGNDAWDALVEKHGYRLLSEWLERAMAEDRIDPLPVVPLTRLVAALLSEASIYTAGAADPDTARLEVGTVLDRLLRGLGRGGDLAEQPPVSADGGAGSRGTAG, via the coding sequence GTGACACGAAGCCGTCGTACCGAGCAGACGGCTGACACCCGTCAGGCCCTGATCTCCGCCGCCCGCCGTCGGTTCGCCGAACAGGGGTTCGCCTCCACCGGCACCGAGGAGATCGTCGCCGACGCGCAGGTCACCCGCGGCGCGCTTTATCACCACTTCCGCGACAAGGCCGCACTGTTTCGCACCGTGATGGAACAGGTCGCGACGGAGGTGGCCGAACAGCTCGTCGCCGGTGAACTTGCCCGGGACGCGGAGCTTCCCAGCGACGCCTGGACGCAGCTCCGGTCCGGGTTCCAGTCCCTGCTCGACATCTCCACCGCGGACAGCGACTTCCAGCGCATTGTCCTCGTCGACGGTCCGGCCGTGCTGGGCAACGACGCCTGGGATGCGCTCGTTGAGAAGCACGGCTACCGGCTGCTCTCGGAGTGGCTGGAGCGCGCGATGGCCGAGGACCGCATCGACCCGCTGCCAGTGGTCCCGCTGACCAGGCTGGTCGCCGCCCTGCTGTCGGAGGCGAGCATCTACACCGCCGGCGCCGCGGACCCGGACACCGCCCGCCTCGAGGTCGGCACCGTGCTCGACCGGCTGCTGCGCGGGCTCGGCCGCGGTGGCGATCTCGCCGAGCAGCCGCCGGTCAGTGCCGACGGCGGCGCCGGCTCCCGCGGGACCGCCGGCTAA
- a CDS encoding glycosyltransferase has product MTVLLWVAVASLLAWLYLTVGHGFFWRTDQRLPSRQAPTAWPSVAIVVPARDEADVLPVTLPTLLAQDYPGPVQLILVDDGSTDGTTEVARDLAEQAATRGETNVTPAMTTSTEPPTGWTGKLWALRRGIECAGDVDFLLLTDADISHRPGSLTALVESATSQKLDMVSQMAVLRVQTGWERLIVPAFVHFFAMLYPFRWSNRPGSRVAAAAGGCSLIRREALAAAGGLAEVRGAVIDDVAIARIIKRSGGRTWLGLAEQVHSQRPYPRLADLWKMVSRSAYAQLRHSPSLLVGTVLGLSLVFVIPVVATIVGIVTGDVATALVGGIAWLIMTVTYLPMTRYYCQPLPLALLLPGVAVLYLAMTVDSARLKRAGRGAAWKGRTYQDHGAPAAAPEYPNGPGERREGSVAGPPDSGGSSASAGGSSALPSASSTVPATPLVMATSSAVPAPAVAPASPTPTSIPTPTPTRWPASSSASPPVRGGSTDQPRT; this is encoded by the coding sequence GTGACAGTGCTGCTGTGGGTCGCCGTTGCCTCTCTGCTCGCCTGGCTCTACCTGACCGTCGGCCATGGGTTCTTCTGGCGGACCGATCAGCGCCTGCCATCCCGGCAGGCGCCGACCGCTTGGCCCAGTGTGGCGATCGTCGTGCCGGCTCGGGACGAGGCCGACGTGCTTCCCGTGACGCTTCCGACGCTGCTTGCCCAGGACTATCCCGGTCCTGTCCAGCTGATCCTGGTGGACGACGGTTCCACCGACGGGACCACGGAGGTTGCCCGGGACCTGGCGGAACAGGCCGCCACGCGTGGTGAGACCAACGTGACGCCGGCCATGACCACATCCACCGAACCCCCCACTGGCTGGACCGGGAAGCTGTGGGCGCTGCGGCGGGGCATCGAGTGCGCTGGCGACGTCGACTTCCTGCTCCTCACCGACGCGGACATCTCCCACCGCCCGGGATCGCTGACCGCGCTCGTCGAGTCGGCGACCTCCCAGAAGCTGGACATGGTGTCGCAGATGGCCGTGCTACGGGTGCAGACCGGCTGGGAGCGTCTGATCGTCCCGGCCTTCGTGCACTTCTTCGCGATGCTGTACCCGTTCCGGTGGTCGAACCGGCCGGGTTCGCGGGTGGCCGCCGCGGCCGGCGGATGCTCCCTGATCCGCCGGGAGGCCCTTGCGGCGGCCGGTGGACTGGCGGAGGTGCGCGGCGCCGTCATCGACGACGTGGCGATCGCGCGGATCATCAAGCGCTCGGGCGGGCGGACGTGGCTCGGACTCGCCGAGCAGGTCCACAGCCAGCGCCCGTATCCGCGGCTCGCGGATCTGTGGAAGATGGTGTCCCGCAGCGCCTATGCGCAGTTGCGGCACTCCCCGTCGCTGCTGGTCGGGACCGTGTTGGGACTGAGCCTGGTCTTCGTCATCCCAGTGGTCGCGACCATCGTGGGCATCGTGACCGGCGACGTCGCCACGGCTCTCGTCGGTGGGATCGCTTGGTTGATCATGACTGTCACCTATCTGCCGATGACCCGCTACTATTGTCAGCCGCTGCCGCTGGCCCTGCTGCTCCCCGGAGTGGCCGTGCTGTACCTCGCGATGACGGTGGACTCGGCGCGGCTCAAGCGGGCCGGGCGGGGAGCGGCCTGGAAGGGACGTACCTACCAGGATCACGGTGCCCCGGCCGCCGCCCCCGAGTATCCGAACGGCCCGGGTGAACGGCGTGAGGGTTCGGTGGCCGGGCCGCCCGACTCCGGCGGCTCATCGGCCTCCGCCGGCGGCTCATCGGCTTTGCCATCCGCCTCGTCCACGGTGCCCGCAACACCCCTGGTAATGGCGACATCCTCGGCGGTCCCCGCGCCGGCCGTGGCGCCGGCTTCCCCCACGCCTACGTCCATACCGACGCCCACTCCCACGCGGTGGCCCGCATCGTCATCGGCCTCGCCGCCGGTCCGGGGCGGATCGACCGATCAGCCCCGGACCTAG
- a CDS encoding urease accessory protein UreD: MAAMRRGVILGGVAAGPEGPLVTAARTGRTAVRARAVIRVESAPDGTARLIELRSDVPIVLRQTGASPGRTRAPSTVPALSADALPTATVHLVNATAGPLAGDDLGLDISVGSGVRLVVRSVAATVALPGHGPGPSRFTVSARVAPGGALDFAPEPTVAARGSDHLLVTDVHLATTAWLRLREEIVLGRFGETTGSIRSTLRVDMDAHAEVDPPSEPTPLLRQDLVLGPEIPGLTGPALLGSARALGSLLVAGPDPVGSPAARRESVPAKRAESGAQAAVADGVALLPLAGPGYLISALAENAVTLRRRLEQGPAPATV; this comes from the coding sequence ATGGCAGCCATGAGACGGGGGGTCATCCTGGGCGGGGTCGCGGCCGGGCCGGAGGGCCCCCTCGTCACGGCCGCCCGAACGGGCCGCACGGCCGTACGGGCACGGGCCGTCATCCGGGTCGAATCGGCTCCGGACGGCACGGCGAGGCTCATCGAGTTGCGCTCCGACGTGCCGATCGTCCTGCGCCAGACCGGAGCATCCCCTGGTCGGACCAGGGCCCCGTCTACGGTGCCCGCGCTATCCGCGGACGCGCTGCCGACCGCGACGGTTCACCTGGTCAACGCGACCGCCGGACCGCTGGCGGGTGATGATCTGGGACTCGACATCTCCGTCGGCAGCGGGGTGCGCCTGGTGGTGCGTTCGGTGGCCGCGACGGTGGCCCTGCCCGGTCACGGGCCCGGGCCGTCCCGCTTCACCGTGTCGGCACGGGTGGCCCCGGGTGGCGCGCTGGACTTCGCGCCGGAGCCGACCGTCGCGGCGCGGGGCTCGGACCATCTCCTGGTGACCGATGTGCACTTGGCGACCACGGCCTGGCTACGGCTGCGCGAGGAGATCGTGCTGGGCCGATTCGGGGAGACGACCGGATCGATACGTAGCACCCTGCGGGTGGACATGGACGCCCATGCGGAGGTGGATCCGCCATCCGAACCGACCCCCCTGCTGCGCCAGGATCTCGTCCTCGGTCCCGAGATACCTGGCCTGACCGGACCAGCCCTCCTCGGCTCGGCTCGTGCCCTCGGGTCGCTCCTCGTCGCGGGGCCCGATCCGGTGGGCTCTCCGGCAGCCCGGCGGGAGTCCGTGCCGGCAAAGAGGGCGGAATCCGGCGCGCAAGCGGCCGTCGCGGACGGGGTGGCGCTGCTTCCCCTGGCTGGTCCGGGTTATCTCATCTCCGCCCTTGCCGAGAATGCGGTTACTCTCCGACGTCGTCTGGAACAAGGGCCGGCTCCTGCCACGGTCTGA
- a CDS encoding urease accessory protein UreF, which yields MTIEGDTARDGGTEDVAGPTGRSGRRATLLVLADGRMPTGGHAHSGGVEAAVTDGSLANLSDLAAFLVGRLTTTGLVAAAFAAAACRAGTQPGPATRAPHADHVPTASVTPVTIVTPTTIATLDAELDARMPSPAQRDASRAQGRTLLRAGRAAWPVPPGPRAPHHPCALGMVAAGAGLRPSDAALVAAHTTVTGPATAATRLMGLDPLAVTAVLARLTDEVEAIALAGAEASRRPPRLLPAVTGIRLDLLAERHRTTALRMFTS from the coding sequence GTGACGATTGAGGGCGATACCGCACGGGACGGCGGGACCGAGGACGTGGCTGGTCCGACCGGGCGATCCGGACGGCGGGCGACGCTGCTGGTCCTCGCGGACGGCCGGATGCCCACGGGAGGTCACGCCCACTCGGGCGGTGTTGAAGCAGCGGTGACGGACGGGAGTCTGGCGAACCTGTCCGACCTGGCGGCCTTCCTCGTCGGACGGCTCACCACGACCGGCCTGGTCGCCGCGGCCTTCGCGGCCGCAGCCTGCCGGGCCGGCACGCAGCCGGGTCCCGCGACGCGGGCGCCACACGCCGACCACGTCCCCACCGCATCCGTCACACCCGTCACCATCGTCACACCCACCACCATCGCCACCTTGGACGCCGAGCTCGACGCCCGGATGCCCTCCCCCGCCCAACGCGACGCGAGCCGGGCTCAGGGGCGCACGCTGCTGCGAGCGGGCCGGGCCGCCTGGCCCGTGCCGCCCGGTCCACGTGCACCGCACCACCCGTGCGCACTAGGCATGGTCGCCGCGGGCGCGGGCCTGCGTCCCTCGGACGCCGCCCTGGTCGCCGCCCACACCACGGTCACCGGACCCGCGACCGCCGCGACCCGCCTGATGGGGCTGGACCCCTTGGCCGTCACCGCCGTGCTCGCCCGGCTCACCGACGAGGTCGAGGCGATCGCGCTGGCCGGCGCGGAGGCTTCCCGACGCCCGCCCCGGCTGCTGCCCGCCGTCACCGGTATCCGCCTCGATCTCCTGGCCGAACGGCACCGCACCACGGCGCTACGGATGTTCACATCCTGA
- a CDS encoding urease subunit alpha, with product MSRLDRSRYAALYGPTVGDRIRLADTDLFIEVTEDRSRGPAGTGTGDEAVFGGGKVIRESMGQSLATRAEGAPDLVITGAVVLDHWGVVKADVGIRDGRIVALGKAGNPDTMDGVHPELVMGPGTEIIAGNGKILTAGAVDCHVHLICPQQVPEALGAGITTLIGGGTGPAEGTKATTVTPGSWNLARMLSALDDWPVNVVLLGKGNTVSDESMWEQLRAGAAGFKLHEDWGTTPAAIDACLRVADAAGVQVALHSDTLNEAGFVEDTLAAIAGRAIHAYHTEGAGGGHAPDIITVAAAGNVLPSSTNPTRPHTVNTLDEHLDMLMVCHHLNPSVPEDLAFAESRIRPSTIAAEDILHDLGAISMIGSDSQAMGRIGEVVLRTWQTAHVMKLRRGSLAGDDRADNTRARRYIAKYTICPAVAHGLDAEIGSVEPGKLADLVLYDPAFFGVRPSLVLKGGFIAWAAMGDANASIPTPQPVLPRPMWGAARGPAAASSLIFVAPAAIEDGLPGRLGLATPVVPVADVRRRGKADLPENTATPDIRVDPDTFTVTVDGEAIEADPVSELPMTQRYFLF from the coding sequence GTGAGCCGACTCGACCGCTCCCGCTACGCGGCGCTGTACGGCCCCACGGTCGGCGACCGTATCCGGCTCGCGGACACCGACCTGTTCATCGAGGTGACGGAGGACCGCAGCCGCGGGCCGGCGGGCACCGGGACCGGTGACGAGGCCGTCTTCGGGGGCGGCAAGGTCATCCGTGAGTCGATGGGGCAGTCCCTGGCAACCCGCGCCGAGGGTGCGCCCGACCTCGTCATCACCGGCGCCGTCGTTCTCGACCACTGGGGTGTGGTCAAGGCCGACGTGGGGATCCGCGATGGCCGGATCGTCGCGCTGGGTAAGGCCGGCAACCCGGACACAATGGACGGCGTCCATCCCGAGCTGGTGATGGGGCCCGGCACCGAGATCATCGCCGGTAACGGGAAGATCCTCACCGCCGGCGCGGTGGACTGCCACGTCCATCTGATCTGCCCGCAGCAGGTTCCGGAGGCGCTGGGCGCCGGCATCACCACGCTGATCGGCGGCGGCACCGGCCCGGCCGAGGGCACGAAGGCGACGACGGTGACGCCCGGATCCTGGAACCTGGCGCGGATGCTGTCCGCGCTGGACGACTGGCCGGTCAACGTTGTCCTGCTCGGCAAGGGCAACACGGTCAGCGACGAGTCGATGTGGGAACAGCTGCGCGCCGGGGCGGCCGGCTTCAAGCTGCACGAGGACTGGGGGACGACGCCGGCCGCAATCGACGCCTGCCTGCGGGTCGCCGACGCCGCCGGCGTCCAGGTTGCGCTGCACTCCGACACCCTGAACGAGGCCGGCTTCGTCGAGGACACGCTGGCCGCCATCGCCGGCCGGGCGATCCATGCGTACCACACCGAGGGGGCCGGCGGCGGGCATGCCCCGGACATCATCACGGTCGCGGCCGCCGGCAACGTGCTGCCGTCATCGACGAATCCGACCCGCCCGCACACCGTCAACACCCTCGACGAGCACCTCGACATGCTGATGGTCTGTCACCATCTCAACCCCAGCGTGCCCGAGGACCTGGCCTTCGCCGAGAGCCGGATCCGGCCGTCGACGATCGCCGCCGAGGACATCCTGCACGACCTGGGCGCGATCTCGATGATCGGTTCGGACTCGCAGGCGATGGGCCGGATCGGCGAGGTCGTCCTGCGTACCTGGCAGACCGCGCATGTGATGAAGCTCCGGCGCGGGTCCCTGGCCGGCGACGATCGGGCCGACAACACCCGGGCCCGACGCTACATCGCCAAGTACACGATCTGCCCGGCGGTGGCGCACGGCCTGGACGCGGAGATCGGCTCGGTGGAGCCCGGCAAGCTCGCCGACCTGGTGCTGTACGACCCGGCGTTCTTCGGGGTGCGGCCGTCGCTGGTCCTCAAGGGCGGGTTCATCGCCTGGGCCGCGATGGGCGATGCGAACGCCTCCATCCCGACCCCGCAGCCGGTGCTGCCCCGGCCGATGTGGGGAGCCGCCCGTGGTCCGGCCGCCGCGTCGTCGTTGATCTTCGTTGCCCCGGCGGCGATCGAGGACGGGCTGCCCGGACGGCTGGGGCTCGCCACCCCGGTGGTGCCGGTCGCGGATGTGCGCCGCCGCGGCAAGGCGGATCTTCCCGAGAACACCGCGACACCGGACATCCGGGTGGACCCCGACACGTTCACCGTCACGGTGGACGGTGAGGCGATCGAGGCGGATCCGGTGAGCGAACTCCCGATGACCCAGCGCTACTTCCTGTTCTGA
- a CDS encoding urease subunit beta, with translation MIPGEILTGDDPVEINAGRPVRTVLVRNMGDRPVQVGSHYHFAAANPALDFDRASAWGHRLAVPAGTAVRFEPGVEREIELVPLAGARVVPGLRPESAGPLDAASGTRIADTATIEDISGFQGEGS, from the coding sequence GTGATCCCCGGGGAGATCCTGACCGGCGACGATCCCGTCGAGATCAACGCCGGACGCCCGGTACGCACGGTGCTGGTCCGTAACATGGGCGACCGGCCGGTGCAGGTCGGCTCGCACTACCACTTCGCCGCGGCGAACCCCGCTCTCGACTTCGACCGGGCGAGTGCCTGGGGCCACCGGCTCGCGGTGCCCGCCGGCACCGCGGTCCGCTTCGAACCCGGCGTGGAACGCGAGATCGAACTGGTGCCGCTGGCCGGCGCCCGGGTCGTGCCGGGCCTGCGGCCGGAATCGGCCGGCCCGTTGGACGCCGCGAGCGGCACCCGGATTGCGGACACCGCGACGATCGAGGATATATCGGGCTTTCAGGGAGAGGGTTCGTGA
- a CDS encoding urease subunit gamma: MLLSPHEQERLLIHVAAGLARERRARGLRLNHPEATAIITSFLLEGARDGRGVADLMSAGRTVLTRDDVMEGVPEMLGEVQVEATFPDGTKLVTVHRPIP, from the coding sequence GTGCTGCTGAGCCCCCATGAACAGGAACGACTGCTGATCCATGTGGCGGCCGGGCTCGCCCGTGAACGGCGAGCCCGTGGGCTGCGGCTGAACCATCCCGAAGCGACCGCGATCATCACCTCGTTCCTGCTGGAGGGCGCGCGGGACGGTCGCGGCGTCGCGGACCTGATGAGCGCCGGGCGAACCGTGCTCACCCGGGACGACGTCATGGAGGGCGTGCCGGAGATGCTCGGCGAGGTGCAGGTCGAAGCCACCTTCCCGGACGGCACCAAGCTGGTCACCGTCCACCGGCCGATCCCGTGA
- a CDS encoding adenine deaminase C-terminal domain-containing protein, with translation MNAERSSRGPRLMTVSGGASQPTVSSATPHRSATPARTAASGTTSTTAPAVDPRDPAAAPGPTGQAPVVGADLLRPSEAQLARLRRVAAGEEEADLVIRGGLVVAVHSGAVAARDILIVGCYIAAVTKPGTLAGRRSLDAAGRFVLPAYVDAGLRVEETLLTPGELARLIVPRGTVTLVTDPAVLVALGGLRGVDLVTGSSTPLRVLVRAGQVPGRQVPGTGAPAAPVVEVPPIPPASALTALSSVGAAPVKSSATEAGGLLWAAGSGAEPVRGRARSVAELATVGHLDHDVRLAVGRGMGQIDAIRRFSLLPARRHDLEPTLGSIAPTRFADLQVVSSLAGTAPPDVVVAGGRIAAECGRPLFDNLDISPAWATSRTRLPANLHAGSFTSLGLRRSHRQDASVVVVSVDPPRDPGTAPPVGGPARALRMTGTGQVSGLSHPRGLRTVRVEPTLRDGWAVADPSRDLLKIAIFGRDGSSDEIDVGLLRGCGLTRGALAVTTAEPPGHLIVVGARDDDMVTAARALEGMGGGYVVVDQGWVRAACALPLLGVMSDAPWEAVLGELAAVDTAAADLGCRLPFPLRTLAGWGCALYTRP, from the coding sequence ATGAACGCCGAACGCTCCAGCCGGGGACCCCGACTGATGACGGTGTCCGGCGGAGCGTCCCAGCCGACCGTCTCCTCTGCCACGCCCCACCGATCGGCGACCCCGGCCCGCACGGCGGCGTCGGGCACGACCTCCACCACCGCTCCCGCGGTCGACCCGCGTGATCCGGCGGCGGCTCCTGGTCCGACCGGGCAGGCACCCGTGGTCGGCGCGGACCTGCTGCGTCCGTCCGAGGCACAGCTCGCTCGACTGCGTCGGGTGGCCGCGGGTGAGGAGGAAGCCGACCTCGTCATACGCGGTGGGCTTGTCGTCGCCGTCCACAGCGGTGCCGTGGCCGCGCGGGACATCCTGATCGTGGGGTGCTACATCGCCGCGGTCACGAAGCCGGGAACGTTGGCGGGTCGGCGCTCGCTCGACGCCGCCGGCAGATTCGTCCTGCCGGCCTATGTCGACGCCGGCCTGCGTGTCGAGGAGACGCTGCTCACTCCGGGGGAACTGGCTCGCCTGATCGTCCCGCGGGGAACCGTCACCCTGGTGACCGACCCGGCCGTCCTGGTCGCGCTGGGCGGTCTGCGCGGTGTGGATCTGGTGACGGGATCCTCGACCCCGTTGCGGGTGCTGGTCCGAGCGGGGCAGGTGCCCGGGAGGCAGGTCCCCGGGACCGGGGCGCCCGCAGCCCCGGTCGTCGAGGTGCCTCCGATACCGCCCGCCTCCGCGCTGACCGCGCTGTCCTCGGTAGGGGCGGCGCCCGTCAAGTCGTCCGCCACGGAGGCCGGCGGTCTGCTGTGGGCGGCCGGCAGCGGGGCCGAGCCGGTCCGGGGCAGGGCCAGATCGGTCGCGGAGCTTGCCACGGTCGGGCATCTCGATCACGACGTGCGACTCGCGGTCGGTCGGGGGATGGGCCAGATCGACGCCATCCGGCGGTTCTCCCTGCTCCCCGCCCGCAGGCACGATCTGGAACCCACCCTGGGGTCAATCGCGCCCACCCGCTTCGCTGATCTCCAGGTCGTCTCCTCCCTGGCCGGAACCGCGCCGCCCGACGTGGTGGTGGCGGGTGGCCGGATCGCCGCGGAATGCGGCCGACCCCTGTTCGACAACCTCGACATCTCGCCCGCCTGGGCCACCAGCCGGACACGACTCCCGGCGAACCTGCACGCCGGCTCCTTCACATCACTCGGCCTGCGACGGTCCCACCGGCAGGATGCCAGTGTGGTCGTGGTGAGCGTCGATCCCCCCCGCGACCCGGGGACGGCGCCGCCCGTCGGTGGACCAGCGCGGGCGTTGCGGATGACCGGGACGGGCCAGGTCTCCGGCCTCTCCCACCCGCGTGGACTCCGTACCGTGCGGGTGGAACCCACCCTGCGGGACGGCTGGGCGGTAGCCGATCCGTCTCGGGACCTTCTCAAGATCGCAATTTTCGGTCGGGACGGCTCCTCGGACGAGATCGACGTCGGGCTGCTCCGCGGGTGCGGGCTGACCCGGGGCGCGCTCGCGGTCACGACGGCGGAGCCGCCGGGGCATCTGATCGTCGTCGGGGCGCGGGACGACGACATGGTGACCGCCGCTCGGGCCCTCGAGGGCATGGGCGGGGGCTACGTGGTGGTCGACCAGGGCTGGGTGCGGGCGGCGTGCGCGCTGCCCCTGCTCGGGGTGATGAGTGACGCACCCTGGGAGGCGGTGCTGGGAGAGCTGGCCGCGGTGGACACGGCCGCAGCCGATCTCGGCTGCCGGCTGCCGTTCCCGCTGCGCACGCTGGCCGGATGGGGCTGCGCCCTCTACACCCGGCCCTGA
- a CDS encoding FAD binding domain-containing protein produces the protein MFRPRTVGEAVEMLATAHDAGRAVDLLGGGTDLVPALRSGERRPGAVVALRRVLELRVRGAGADSLTVGAGVTYTDLAGWSLSPGLALAARVVGSAQIRNLGTVGGALGSARPTGDLLTFLTAADAEILVASPRGPGRMTLPAFLADGLAPDALVTAVRLPRPAGPQSYLKIGGRQAAYQALVSCAVLVDRMRHRLACAIGGVGRLPIRMTVAERFAHDAVDWSAGAASSSAARRFGELVSEAVSRVGPELAAGPRVSADYRRHAAGVLAARAFTRCLDAAGAPVDPRVERDVRP, from the coding sequence ATGTTCCGTCCACGTACGGTAGGGGAGGCAGTGGAGATGCTGGCGACCGCCCATGACGCTGGCAGGGCGGTCGATCTGCTGGGCGGCGGCACCGATCTCGTCCCCGCCCTCCGGTCCGGCGAGCGTCGGCCGGGGGCGGTAGTCGCCCTGCGCCGGGTCCTGGAACTGCGGGTCCGCGGCGCCGGGGCGGATTCGCTCACCGTCGGTGCGGGCGTGACTTACACCGACCTCGCGGGCTGGTCACTGTCGCCCGGCCTCGCCCTCGCCGCCCGGGTGGTCGGTTCCGCGCAGATCCGCAACCTCGGCACGGTCGGTGGCGCGCTGGGCTCGGCACGTCCCACCGGTGACCTGCTCACCTTCCTCACCGCCGCGGACGCCGAGATCCTCGTGGCCTCGCCGCGCGGACCCGGCCGGATGACGCTGCCCGCGTTCCTCGCCGACGGGCTCGCCCCCGACGCCCTGGTCACCGCGGTAAGGCTGCCGCGGCCGGCCGGACCGCAGAGCTATCTCAAGATTGGGGGCAGGCAGGCCGCCTACCAGGCGTTGGTGTCGTGCGCCGTCCTCGTCGACCGGATGCGCCATCGACTGGCCTGCGCGATCGGGGGGGTGGGTCGGCTGCCGATCCGGATGACCGTCGCCGAGCGGTTCGCACACGACGCGGTGGACTGGTCCGCAGGGGCCGCGTCCTCGTCGGCGGCCCGCCGGTTCGGTGAGCTGGTAAGCGAGGCGGTCTCGCGGGTCGGGCCGGAGCTCGCGGCGGGTCCGCGGGTCTCCGCCGACTACCGCCGGCATGCTGCCGGCGTGCTGGCCGCCCGGGCGTTCACCCGATGCCTGGATGCCGCGGGGGCGCCGGTGGACCCCCGAGTCGAGCGGGACGTCCGGCCATGA
- a CDS encoding (2Fe-2S)-binding protein — MTARFAREVPAGPPAGPPAGSSWPDDGVVAPYHLHVDGFLHTVAGAWIGDSLLTVLRDVIGVTSVKDACEQGRCGACSVLLDGRLVASCTVLAADANDAQVSTVAGLRTAGPARAVRAAFLEEGAVQCGFCTPGFVVAVTDLLTRRPDADEEEIRESLAGNICRCTGYGRILAAIRTVQAERGTLLSGDAPAPPHRGVGR, encoded by the coding sequence ATGACCGCCCGTTTCGCGAGGGAAGTCCCGGCCGGACCGCCGGCCGGACCGCCGGCCGGGTCGTCCTGGCCGGACGACGGCGTCGTCGCGCCATATCACCTCCATGTCGACGGCTTCCTGCACACGGTGGCCGGCGCCTGGATCGGGGACTCCCTGCTCACCGTCCTGCGGGACGTCATCGGGGTGACCTCGGTGAAGGACGCGTGTGAGCAGGGGCGCTGCGGTGCCTGCTCCGTTCTCCTGGACGGCCGGTTGGTGGCGTCCTGCACGGTGCTCGCCGCGGACGCCAACGACGCCCAGGTGAGCACCGTTGCCGGTCTGAGGACGGCGGGACCCGCCAGGGCCGTGCGGGCGGCGTTCCTTGAGGAGGGTGCCGTGCAGTGCGGCTTCTGCACCCCCGGGTTCGTGGTCGCGGTGACGGACCTGCTCACCCGGCGGCCGGATGCGGACGAGGAGGAGATCAGGGAATCGCTGGCCGGCAACATCTGCCGGTGCACGGGTTACGGCCGGATACTCGCTGCCATCAGAACAGTGCAGGCTGAGCGGGGCACCCTACTTTCGGGGGATGCACCTGCTCCGCCCCACCGGGGGGTGGGGCGATGA